The following proteins come from a genomic window of Brevibacillus antibioticus:
- the rpoB gene encoding DNA-directed RNA polymerase subunit beta: MAGKVIQSGRHRQRRTYSRINEVLGLPNLIEIQQKSYQWFLDEGLREMFQDISPIQDFTGNLVLEFIDYSLGEPKYDVDESKERDVTYAAPLRVKVRLLNKETGEVKEQEVFMGDFPLMTETGTFIINGAERVIVSQLVRSPSVYYNTKVDKNGKQTFTATVIPNRGAWLELETDAKDVIYVRIDRTRKIPVTVLLRALGFGSDIEILNLLGEDEYIKNTLEKDNTDSTEKALIEIYERLRPGEPPTVENAKSLLISRFFDPKRYDLASVGRYKMNKKLHLKNRLYNQRLAETLIDTTTGEIFAEAGQMIDRRVLERIVPALEGNVGFIDVRTHGGVLEDEAIHLQSINIFSPIEDGKIIKVIGNGNVDKSFKHITPADIVSAINYFMNLLHSVGSTDDIDHLGNRRLRSVGELLQNQFRIGLSRMERVVRERMSIQDQNQITPQALINIRPVIASLKEFFGSSQLSQFMDQTNPLAELTHKRRLSALGPGGLTRERAGFEVRDVHHSHYGRMCPIETPEGPNIGLINSLSSFARINDYGFIETPRRKVDPETGFVLTDISYLTADEEDVFNVAQANQPLDEDGRFVNDMVICRRKGEILSVPRDKVDFMDVSPKQVVSVATALIPFLENDDANRALMGSNMQRQAVPLLIPQAPFVGTGMEHKAAQDSGVAIVAKHPGQVERVTAREIWIRRYQEIDGRKVAGDLDKYKMHKFIRSNQGTCINQRPIVSTGDWIEKGDIVGDGPSTEKGELALGRNVIIAFMTWEGYNYEDAILLSEKLVKDDVYTSIHIEEYESEARDTKLGPEEITRDIPNVGEDALKNLDERGIIRVGAEIQDGDILVGKVTPKGVTELTAEERLLHAIFGEKAREVRDTSLRVPHGGSGIIVDVKVFTRENGDELPPGVNQLVRVYIAQKRKISVGDKMAGRHGNKGVIARIMAEEDMPFLPDGSPVEIVLNPLGVPSRMNIGQVLETHLGMAAKLLGIHVATPVFDGARQAEVFETLEEAGLDRDGKTILFDGRTGEPFDRRVTVGCVYMLKLAHLVDDKIHARSTGPYSLVTQQPLGGKAQFGGQRFGEMEVWALEAYGAAYTLQEILTVKSDDVVGRVKTYEAIVKGENVPEPGVPESFKVLIKELQSLGMDVKILSGDEQEIEMREMEDEDEGNGEKLNLVLEGGSLNEE, translated from the coding sequence TTGGCAGGTAAAGTGATTCAAAGTGGCCGACACCGCCAGCGTCGTACGTATTCACGTATTAACGAAGTGCTGGGCCTTCCAAATCTCATCGAGATTCAACAAAAGTCCTACCAATGGTTCCTTGATGAGGGGCTCCGTGAGATGTTCCAAGACATTTCGCCAATCCAGGACTTCACAGGTAATCTCGTGCTGGAGTTTATCGACTACAGCTTGGGAGAGCCGAAGTACGATGTTGACGAGTCGAAAGAACGTGACGTCACCTATGCGGCGCCTCTGCGTGTGAAGGTACGTTTGTTGAACAAAGAGACGGGTGAAGTGAAGGAACAAGAGGTATTCATGGGGGATTTCCCGCTCATGACAGAAACGGGAACCTTCATTATTAATGGTGCTGAGCGCGTTATTGTCAGCCAGCTTGTTCGTTCCCCCAGTGTATATTACAACACCAAAGTGGACAAAAACGGCAAGCAGACGTTTACAGCTACAGTAATCCCGAACCGGGGCGCTTGGCTGGAGCTGGAGACAGATGCGAAGGACGTTATTTATGTCCGCATCGACCGTACGCGAAAAATCCCGGTAACGGTTCTTTTGCGTGCGTTGGGCTTTGGTTCCGACATTGAGATTCTCAACTTGCTGGGTGAAGATGAATACATCAAGAACACGCTGGAAAAAGACAATACCGATTCTACGGAAAAAGCGCTCATTGAAATCTACGAGCGTCTTCGTCCGGGTGAGCCACCAACAGTCGAGAATGCGAAGAGCCTCTTGATCTCTCGTTTCTTCGACCCTAAGCGCTATGATTTGGCTTCTGTTGGTCGTTATAAAATGAACAAAAAGCTTCATTTGAAAAACCGTCTGTACAACCAACGTCTGGCTGAAACATTGATCGATACGACAACAGGTGAAATTTTTGCTGAAGCAGGTCAAATGATTGACCGTCGTGTCCTGGAACGTATTGTGCCAGCGCTGGAAGGTAATGTCGGCTTTATCGACGTTCGCACGCATGGCGGAGTATTGGAAGATGAAGCGATTCATTTGCAATCTATCAATATTTTCTCTCCGATTGAAGATGGCAAGATCATCAAAGTAATCGGAAACGGAAATGTAGATAAGTCCTTCAAACATATTACGCCGGCGGATATCGTATCGGCGATCAACTATTTCATGAACCTCCTGCACAGTGTAGGTTCCACAGACGATATCGACCACTTGGGTAACCGTCGTCTGCGTTCCGTGGGTGAACTGTTGCAGAACCAGTTCCGTATTGGTCTGTCCCGTATGGAGCGTGTGGTTCGTGAGCGCATGTCCATCCAGGATCAAAACCAAATTACACCGCAAGCTCTCATTAACATCCGTCCAGTGATTGCCTCACTGAAGGAGTTCTTTGGTAGCTCGCAGCTGTCCCAGTTCATGGATCAAACAAATCCATTGGCTGAGCTGACGCACAAACGCCGTCTGTCCGCACTCGGACCTGGTGGTTTGACGCGTGAGCGCGCGGGCTTCGAAGTACGTGACGTTCACCATTCCCACTACGGTCGTATGTGTCCAATTGAGACGCCAGAGGGACCAAACATTGGTTTGATCAACTCCTTGTCGTCCTTTGCACGCATTAACGATTACGGATTCATTGAAACGCCTCGTCGTAAAGTAGATCCAGAAACAGGCTTCGTGTTGACTGATATCAGTTACTTGACTGCTGATGAAGAAGACGTGTTCAACGTGGCACAGGCGAATCAGCCACTTGATGAAGATGGCCGTTTCGTAAACGACATGGTAATCTGCCGTCGTAAAGGTGAGATCTTGAGCGTACCGCGCGACAAGGTAGACTTCATGGATGTATCGCCGAAGCAGGTTGTATCCGTTGCGACAGCGTTGATTCCGTTCCTCGAGAACGATGACGCCAACCGCGCACTGATGGGTTCAAACATGCAGCGGCAGGCCGTTCCGCTTTTGATTCCACAAGCACCGTTTGTCGGTACAGGTATGGAGCATAAAGCAGCGCAAGACTCCGGGGTGGCGATCGTTGCCAAGCATCCGGGTCAAGTAGAGCGCGTAACGGCTCGCGAAATCTGGATTCGTCGTTACCAAGAAATCGACGGCAGAAAAGTTGCCGGCGATCTCGATAAATACAAAATGCACAAGTTTATCCGTTCCAACCAAGGTACTTGCATCAACCAGCGCCCAATCGTAAGCACTGGAGACTGGATTGAAAAAGGCGATATCGTTGGGGACGGCCCATCCACTGAAAAAGGTGAATTGGCTCTCGGTCGTAACGTAATCATTGCGTTTATGACGTGGGAAGGATACAACTACGAAGACGCGATTCTTCTGAGTGAAAAGCTTGTAAAAGATGACGTGTATACGTCTATCCATATTGAAGAATACGAGTCCGAAGCTCGCGACACCAAGCTGGGTCCAGAGGAAATCACTCGCGATATTCCAAACGTCGGGGAAGATGCTCTGAAAAACCTGGACGAACGCGGTATCATCCGTGTTGGTGCGGAGATTCAGGACGGCGACATTCTCGTTGGTAAGGTTACACCTAAAGGGGTTACTGAGCTGACAGCAGAAGAACGCCTCCTGCATGCCATCTTCGGTGAAAAAGCTCGTGAAGTTCGTGATACTTCCCTGCGCGTACCGCATGGTGGTTCCGGTATCATCGTAGACGTAAAAGTATTTACGCGTGAGAATGGCGATGAATTGCCACCAGGCGTAAACCAACTCGTTCGCGTTTACATCGCCCAAAAACGGAAAATCTCCGTGGGTGACAAAATGGCCGGTCGACATGGTAACAAAGGGGTTATCGCCCGCATCATGGCGGAAGAAGATATGCCGTTCCTGCCAGATGGTTCTCCAGTAGAGATCGTACTCAACCCGTTGGGCGTTCCTTCGCGTATGAACATCGGTCAGGTATTGGAGACTCACTTGGGTATGGCAGCGAAGCTTCTGGGTATCCACGTAGCAACGCCGGTATTCGACGGTGCACGTCAGGCAGAAGTATTCGAAACGTTGGAAGAAGCAGGTCTGGATCGTGACGGAAAAACGATCTTGTTTGATGGTCGTACTGGTGAACCGTTTGATCGCCGTGTAACAGTTGGTTGTGTATACATGCTGAAACTGGCTCACTTGGTTGACGACAAAATCCATGCTCGTTCTACTGGTCCTTACTCTCTTGTTACGCAGCAGCCGTTGGGTGGTAAAGCTCAATTCGGTGGACAGCGTTTCGGGGAGATGGAGGTTTGGGCATTGGAGGCATACGGTGCTGCCTACACCTTGCAAGAAATTCTTACTGTTAAGTCGGATGACGTCGTGGGCCGCGTGAAAACGTACGAAGCGATCGTTAAGGGCGAAAACGTTCCAGAACCAGGTGTTCCAGAGTCCTTCAAGGTATTGATCAAGGAACTTCAGAGCTTGGGTATGGACGTGAAGATTCTGTCCGGAGACGAGCAGGAGATTGAAATGCGTGAAATGGAAGACGAGGATGAAGGCAACGGTGAAAAACTGAACCTCGTTCTCGAAGGCGGAAGCTTGAACGAAGAGTAA
- a CDS encoding 50S ribosomal protein L7ae-like protein, with protein MSYEKVERAKDLTIGIKQTIKAVENQQVEAVYIAIDADKRLTQKVELLCKEKGVPVIHVDSMHRLGKACGIEVGAATAAIRKSG; from the coding sequence ATGTCTTATGAAAAAGTCGAGCGGGCCAAGGACTTGACAATCGGCATTAAGCAAACGATCAAAGCTGTTGAAAACCAACAGGTAGAAGCAGTGTATATCGCTATTGATGCAGATAAGCGTTTGACCCAAAAAGTCGAGCTCCTTTGCAAAGAGAAGGGTGTTCCAGTCATTCATGTAGATTCCATGCATCGCTTAGGCAAAGCGTGCGGAATTGAAGTGGGAGCGGCTACTGCTGCGATTAGAAAAAGTGGTTAA
- the rpsG gene encoding 30S ribosomal protein S7, whose product MPRKGPVTRRDVLPDPIHNSKLVTRLINRLMLDGKRGVAQNILYNAFDIIQERTGRNPMEVFEEALKNVMPVLEVKARRVGGANYQVPIEVKPERRTTLGLRWMVNYSRNRGEKTMEQRLANEIMDAANNTGAAVKKREDTHKMAEANKAFAHYRW is encoded by the coding sequence ATGCCTCGTAAAGGTCCTGTAACCCGTCGTGACGTGCTGCCAGATCCTATTCACAACAGCAAGTTGGTTACTCGCTTGATTAACCGCCTGATGTTGGATGGTAAGCGTGGTGTAGCTCAGAACATTCTCTACAACGCATTTGACATCATCCAGGAGCGCACAGGTCGCAACCCGATGGAAGTGTTTGAAGAAGCACTGAAAAACGTAATGCCAGTACTGGAAGTTAAAGCTCGCCGTGTAGGTGGTGCTAACTACCAAGTACCAATCGAAGTAAAACCGGAGCGCCGTACCACTCTTGGCCTGCGTTGGATGGTTAACTACTCCCGTAACCGTGGAGAGAAAACCATGGAACAACGTCTTGCTAACGAGATCATGGACGCTGCTAACAACACCGGTGCAGCAGTTAAAAAGCGTGAAGACACGCACAAGATGGCTGAAGCGAACAAAGCGTTTGCTCACTATCGCTGGTAG
- the rpsL gene encoding 30S ribosomal protein S12 → MPTINQLVRKGREDKVVKSKSPALQKGYNSFKKSQTNQSSPQKRGVCTRVGTMTPKKPNSALRKYARVRLTNGIEVTAYIGGIGHNLQEHSVVLVRGGRVKDLPGVRYHIVRGALDTAGVNNRKQGRSKYGTKRPKPGQAAAKK, encoded by the coding sequence ATGCCTACAATTAACCAATTGGTGCGTAAAGGTCGCGAGGATAAGGTAGTGAAGTCGAAGTCCCCAGCTCTTCAAAAGGGGTACAACAGCTTCAAGAAAAGCCAAACTAACCAAAGCTCTCCTCAAAAACGTGGTGTTTGCACTCGTGTAGGTACCATGACTCCGAAAAAACCGAACTCCGCGTTGCGTAAATACGCTCGTGTGCGTTTGACTAACGGAATCGAGGTAACAGCTTACATCGGTGGTATTGGCCACAACCTGCAAGAGCATAGCGTCGTGCTGGTGCGCGGCGGTCGTGTAAAAGACTTGCCAGGGGTACGCTACCATATCGTTCGTGGTGCACTTGACACTGCTGGTGTGAACAACCGTAAACAAGGTCGTTCCAAATACGGTACTAAGCGTCCGAAGCCAGGTCAAGCAGCAGCGAAGAAGTAA
- a CDS encoding class I SAM-dependent methyltransferase, with product MADHYYTNRPGAAHDEQQFTFMLRGNELRFITDAGVFSRDRIDFGSVLLIENMEIDSHARVLDVGCGYGPMGLTAARLAEHGRVTLIDVNERAVNLARRNAEANGIKNVEVRVSDVYSGVQGEQFDVILTNPPIRAGKEIVHRIFVEGYDLLVDGGEMWVVIQKKQGAPSAWKKLQETYREVIEVDREKGYHIFRAIK from the coding sequence GTGGCAGACCACTACTACACCAATCGACCGGGTGCTGCACATGACGAACAGCAATTCACGTTTATGCTCCGTGGTAATGAGCTTCGTTTCATTACGGATGCAGGCGTTTTTTCCCGAGATCGGATTGACTTTGGAAGTGTATTGCTCATCGAGAACATGGAAATCGACAGTCATGCGCGTGTGCTCGATGTGGGCTGTGGGTATGGTCCGATGGGCTTGACGGCTGCCAGACTTGCTGAGCATGGTCGGGTAACGTTGATCGATGTGAATGAGCGTGCGGTGAACCTGGCTCGTCGTAATGCAGAAGCAAACGGAATAAAAAATGTTGAGGTTCGAGTGAGTGATGTCTACAGCGGCGTGCAAGGCGAGCAGTTTGATGTCATTCTGACCAACCCGCCGATTCGTGCGGGTAAGGAAATCGTTCATCGCATTTTTGTGGAAGGTTACGATCTGTTAGTGGATGGTGGAGAAATGTGGGTTGTTATTCAAAAGAAACAAGGAGCCCCATCTGCATGGAAGAAGCTACAGGAAACGTACCGCGAAGTAATAGAGGTAGATCGGGAAAAAGGTTATCACATATTCCGGGCGATCAAATAA
- the rplJ gene encoding 50S ribosomal protein L10, with protein sequence MAEIRPTVIREEKVQAINEIATKLRESQTTVVADYRGLTVAQVTELRKQLREAGVEFQVLKNSLTRLATEKESLTELDQYLTGPNALAFSKDDIIAPAKVIAEFAKKNDKLEIKGGVIEGKVVDAEQIKALASLPNREGLLSMLLSVLQAPMRNVALAVKAVAEQKEGQGA encoded by the coding sequence ATGGCAGAAATTCGTCCAACCGTTATTCGTGAAGAAAAGGTACAAGCGATCAACGAAATCGCAACTAAGCTTCGCGAAAGCCAAACCACAGTGGTAGCTGACTACCGCGGTCTGACAGTAGCACAAGTAACTGAGCTCCGTAAGCAATTGCGTGAAGCTGGTGTTGAGTTCCAGGTGTTGAAAAACTCCCTGACTCGTTTGGCTACTGAGAAGGAAAGCCTGACTGAACTGGATCAATATCTGACTGGACCAAACGCTCTGGCGTTCTCCAAAGACGATATCATCGCTCCAGCGAAAGTTATCGCTGAATTCGCTAAGAAAAACGACAAGCTGGAAATCAAGGGTGGCGTTATCGAGGGTAAAGTAGTTGATGCTGAGCAAATTAAAGCTCTGGCTTCCCTGCCGAACCGCGAAGGTCTCTTGTCCATGCTTCTTTCCGTCCTGCAAGCTCCAATGCGCAACGTTGCACTGGCAGTCAAAGCAGTGGCAGAACAAAAAGAAGGTCAAGGCGCTTAA
- the rplL gene encoding 50S ribosomal protein L7/L12: MSKDQILEAIKGMSVLELNDLVKAIEEEFGVTAAAPVAVVAGGGAEAAAEQTEFTVNLVSGGASKINVIKVVRELTGLGLKEAKDLVDNAPKTLKEGVSKDEAEALKAKLEEAGAQVEVK, encoded by the coding sequence ATGTCTAAAGACCAAATCTTGGAAGCCATTAAAGGCATGTCCGTTCTCGAACTGAACGATCTGGTAAAAGCAATTGAAGAAGAATTCGGCGTAACTGCTGCTGCTCCTGTAGCTGTAGTTGCTGGTGGCGGAGCAGAAGCTGCTGCTGAGCAAACTGAGTTCACTGTTAACCTGGTAAGCGGCGGCGCTTCCAAAATCAACGTAATCAAAGTTGTTCGCGAGCTGACTGGCTTGGGTCTGAAAGAAGCAAAAGACCTGGTAGACAACGCTCCAAAAACACTCAAAGAGGGCGTTTCCAAAGACGAAGCAGAAGCTCTCAAAGCAAAACTCGAAGAAGCTGGCGCACAAGTAGAAGTAAAGTAA
- the rpoC gene encoding DNA-directed RNA polymerase subunit beta', protein MIDVNNFEYMKIGLASPDKIRSWSFGEVKKPETINYRTLKPEKDGLFCERIFGPTKDWECHCGKYKRVRYKGVVCDRCGVEVTRAKVRRERMGHIELAAPVSHIWYFKGIPSRMGLVLDMSPRSLEEVIYFASYVVTDPGDTPLDKKQLLSEKEYRNYREKYGHSFQAMMGAEAIKRLLAEIDLDKDVETIKEDLKTAQGQRRNRAIKRLEVLEAFRNSGNHPDWMVLDVLPVIPPELRPMVQLDGGRFATSDLNDLYRRVINRNNRLKRLLELGAPDIIVQNEKRMLQEAVDALIDNGRRGRPVTGPGNRPLKSLSHMLKGKQGRFRQNLLGKRVDYSGRSVIVVGPNLKMYQCGLPKEMALELFKPFVMKELVSKGLAHNIKSAKRKVERVQPEVWDVLEDVIREHPVLLNRAPTLHRLGIQAFEPVLVEGRAIRLHPLVCTAYNADFDGDQMAVHVPLSAEAQAEARILMLAAQNILNPKDGKPVVTPSQDMVLGSYYLTLEREGDKGEGTIYRDPHDAIAAYQQGFISLQTRIALPAKRLSKTSFTERQENALLVTTVGKVIFNEIFPADLPFINAPTKGNLQNMVPDEYFIFDKGTNVTEFIKNLPDPGAVKKGFLGTIISECFRRFGTMKTSMILDKIKELGFTYSTKAGITIAVADIAVPGKKKDILDAADEKVATVMTQFRRGLITEDERYDRVISIWSKAKDEVTDVLMKSMDKFNAIFMMANSGARGNVSQITQLAGMRGLMANPSGRIIELPIKSNFREGLTVLEYFISTHGARKGLADTALRTADSGYLTRRLVDVAQDVIVRETDCGTDKGIRVTAIKDGKEEIEKLSDRLTGRTCFETLRHPETKEIIVHRNEEISEEVAEYIEKEGITSVYIRNVLACRTSHGVCKLCYGRNLATGAEVEVGEAVGIIAAQSIGEPGTQLTMRTFHTGGVAGDDITQGLPRIQELFEARNPKGQAVISEIDGEVVDIREGKDRREIEVRGEAENKVYAAPYGSRIKVSVGVKLNAGDELTEGSVDPKEMLKVRGMRGVSNYILQEVQKVYRMQGVEINDKHVEVMIRQMLRKLRVIDSGDTDLLPGSYVEVPEFEVANTKALMEGRSPAVGRPVLLGITKASLETDSFLSAASFQETTRVLTDAAIKGKVDRLLGLKENVIIGKLVPAGTGMSRYRNVKVASQVDYEAELEAAKAEQEAVSVE, encoded by the coding sequence GTGATTGACGTGAACAACTTCGAATATATGAAGATCGGCTTGGCTTCCCCCGATAAGATCCGTTCGTGGTCTTTCGGGGAAGTGAAGAAGCCTGAGACGATCAACTACCGCACACTGAAACCGGAAAAAGACGGCTTGTTCTGCGAACGCATCTTTGGACCAACCAAGGACTGGGAATGCCATTGCGGTAAATACAAGCGTGTTCGTTATAAAGGTGTAGTGTGTGACCGTTGTGGCGTGGAAGTGACCCGCGCCAAAGTACGGCGTGAGCGTATGGGGCACATTGAACTGGCTGCCCCAGTTTCTCACATCTGGTACTTCAAAGGGATTCCAAGCCGTATGGGCTTGGTCCTCGACATGTCCCCTCGTTCCCTGGAGGAGGTAATCTACTTTGCTTCTTACGTAGTAACCGATCCAGGTGACACTCCTCTCGATAAAAAGCAATTGCTCTCCGAAAAAGAGTATCGCAACTATCGTGAGAAATACGGCCACTCCTTCCAAGCGATGATGGGAGCAGAAGCGATCAAACGCCTGCTTGCAGAAATCGATCTGGATAAAGACGTGGAAACGATAAAAGAAGATTTGAAAACGGCACAAGGCCAGCGTCGCAACCGTGCGATCAAGCGTCTGGAAGTGCTCGAGGCATTCCGCAACTCCGGTAACCACCCGGATTGGATGGTTCTTGACGTACTGCCGGTTATCCCGCCAGAGCTTCGTCCAATGGTTCAGTTGGATGGTGGACGTTTTGCCACTTCCGACCTGAATGACCTGTACCGCCGTGTAATCAACCGTAATAACCGTCTAAAGCGCCTGCTCGAATTGGGTGCTCCTGACATTATCGTACAAAACGAGAAACGCATGCTGCAGGAAGCAGTAGACGCGCTCATCGACAACGGTCGTCGTGGACGTCCGGTAACAGGACCAGGTAACCGTCCTTTGAAATCTCTCAGCCACATGCTGAAAGGTAAACAAGGTCGTTTCCGTCAAAACCTGCTCGGTAAGCGTGTTGACTACTCCGGCCGTTCCGTTATCGTTGTAGGACCTAACCTGAAGATGTATCAGTGCGGTTTGCCTAAAGAAATGGCACTGGAGCTCTTCAAGCCGTTCGTGATGAAAGAGCTGGTTTCCAAAGGCCTCGCTCACAACATCAAGAGCGCAAAGCGCAAGGTTGAGCGCGTTCAGCCAGAGGTATGGGACGTTCTCGAGGACGTTATTCGCGAGCACCCGGTACTGTTGAACCGTGCCCCCACCTTGCACCGTCTGGGTATCCAAGCATTCGAACCAGTTCTGGTTGAAGGCCGTGCGATCCGTCTGCATCCGCTCGTTTGTACAGCGTACAACGCGGACTTCGACGGTGACCAAATGGCGGTTCACGTTCCGTTGTCTGCTGAGGCACAGGCAGAAGCCCGTATTCTCATGCTGGCAGCGCAGAACATCTTGAACCCGAAAGACGGTAAACCGGTAGTAACACCATCCCAGGACATGGTGCTTGGTTCTTACTACCTGACACTGGAACGCGAAGGCGACAAAGGCGAGGGTACGATTTATCGCGATCCTCACGATGCGATTGCTGCTTATCAGCAAGGCTTTATCAGCCTGCAAACGCGCATCGCTCTGCCAGCAAAACGCCTGAGCAAAACCAGCTTTACTGAGCGTCAAGAGAACGCGCTTCTCGTAACGACAGTAGGTAAAGTTATCTTCAATGAAATTTTCCCTGCAGACCTGCCGTTCATTAACGCACCAACGAAAGGCAACCTGCAAAACATGGTTCCTGACGAATACTTTATTTTCGATAAAGGTACCAACGTTACAGAGTTCATCAAGAACCTGCCTGACCCGGGTGCGGTGAAGAAGGGCTTCTTGGGAACCATCATTTCCGAGTGCTTCCGTCGCTTTGGTACGATGAAAACGTCCATGATCCTCGACAAAATCAAGGAACTGGGCTTCACGTACTCGACAAAAGCAGGTATCACGATTGCCGTAGCGGACATCGCGGTACCAGGAAAGAAAAAAGACATCCTTGACGCTGCAGATGAGAAAGTAGCAACTGTCATGACGCAATTCCGTCGCGGTTTGATCACCGAGGACGAGCGCTATGACCGCGTTATTTCCATCTGGTCCAAAGCGAAGGATGAGGTAACAGACGTTTTGATGAAGTCCATGGATAAGTTCAATGCGATTTTCATGATGGCGAACTCCGGTGCCCGTGGTAACGTATCCCAGATCACTCAGTTGGCTGGTATGCGCGGTCTGATGGCAAACCCATCCGGTCGAATCATCGAGTTGCCGATTAAATCCAACTTCCGTGAAGGTCTGACGGTATTGGAATACTTTATCTCCACGCACGGTGCGCGTAAAGGTCTCGCCGATACAGCGTTGCGTACAGCGGACTCGGGTTACCTGACTCGTCGTCTGGTAGACGTTGCTCAAGACGTGATCGTACGCGAAACTGATTGTGGAACAGATAAAGGTATCCGTGTAACAGCAATCAAGGATGGTAAAGAAGAGATCGAGAAGCTGTCTGACCGTCTGACAGGACGTACTTGCTTCGAGACTTTGCGCCACCCTGAGACAAAAGAAATCATCGTGCACCGCAATGAGGAGATCTCTGAAGAGGTTGCCGAGTATATCGAAAAAGAAGGTATTACTTCCGTCTATATCCGTAACGTACTTGCTTGCCGCACCAGCCATGGTGTCTGCAAACTGTGCTACGGACGCAACCTGGCGACAGGAGCCGAGGTGGAAGTGGGAGAAGCGGTTGGTATTATCGCTGCTCAGTCCATTGGTGAGCCGGGTACCCAGCTGACCATGCGTACCTTCCATACCGGTGGGGTTGCGGGAGACGATATTACCCAAGGTTTGCCGCGTATTCAAGAGTTGTTTGAGGCGCGCAATCCGAAAGGGCAAGCAGTCATCTCCGAGATCGATGGTGAAGTCGTCGACATTCGCGAAGGGAAAGATCGTCGCGAGATCGAAGTACGTGGAGAAGCGGAAAACAAAGTGTATGCAGCACCGTATGGCTCTCGCATCAAGGTTTCTGTTGGTGTCAAGCTAAATGCTGGTGATGAGCTCACGGAAGGTTCCGTAGACCCGAAAGAAATGCTCAAAGTTCGCGGTATGCGCGGCGTTTCCAACTACATCTTGCAAGAGGTACAAAAAGTTTACCGTATGCAAGGGGTAGAAATTAACGACAAGCACGTTGAGGTAATGATTCGCCAGATGCTGCGCAAACTGCGTGTTATCGACAGCGGAGATACTGACCTCCTGCCAGGTTCCTATGTTGAGGTGCCAGAATTTGAAGTAGCGAACACAAAAGCCCTCATGGAAGGCAGAAGTCCAGCAGTAGGTCGTCCGGTTCTTCTCGGGATCACCAAAGCATCCCTCGAAACCGACTCCTTCCTGTCGGCAGCATCCTTCCAGGAAACGACTCGTGTTCTTACCGATGCAGCGATCAAAGGAAAAGTGGACCGCTTGCTAGGTTTGAAAGAGAACGTTATTATCGGGAAGCTGGTTCCAGCAGGTACCGGTATGTCACGTTACCGCAATGTAAAAGTAGCTAGTCAAGTAGATTACGAAGCAGAGCTCGAAGCAGCGAAAGCTGAGCAAGAAGCAGTTTCTGTAGAGTAA